The Bacteroidota bacterium sequence GTCCCCGGGCCGCCGCCCATGTAGGCCGCGACCGTCCGATGCCGGTCCCACGTGGCGGCGTACATCACGTCGGGATCGCGCGGGTCGACGACGAGGTCGGTCGCGCCGGTCCACTCGCCGCCGCCGAGCACCTGCGTCCACGTCTCGCCGCCGTCCTCGGTGCGGTAGAGGCCGCGCTCGCCGCCCGCACTCCAGAGCGGCCCCTGCGCCGCGACGAGCACCACGTCCGAGTCGTCCGGGTGGATCCAGATCGTCGAAAGCCGCTCGCTCTCCCTCAAGCCGCGGTTCTCCCACGTCCGGCCGCCGTCGGTCGAGCGGTAGATGCCGTCGCCGTAGGCCGTGTGCCGCCCGCCCACGTTCTCGCCCGTCCCGACCCAGATCGTGCTCGGGTTGCGCGCGTCGATGGCAACCGAGCCGGTCGAGTAGGCGGACTGCCCGTCGAAGAGGGAGGTCCACGTCGTGCCGCTGTTCGCCGTCATCCAGACGCCACCACTCCCGACGGCGACGTACCACGTCTGCGGGTCGTCTGGGTGGATCGCGATGTCGGCGATGCGTCCCGACGTAAAGGCCGGCCCGATGCCACGCCACGCCAGGGCGTCGTAGTCCAGGCTCGCCACCGTGGGCGGGTCCTCCTGGGCGTGGACGGGCAGGACCAGCAGGAGCGAGACCAGAAGCCAGAGCGGGCGCATGGGCGAAAGCGAGGGTAGGCGCGCAGAGGAAGCGGGTGAAGTGCGCGGAATATACCCGCACGCAATGCGCTCTGGCAGAGACCGTGCGCGACCTTTCCCTGCGCTCCTCCCTACGCTTCGAATTCCTTACGCCTCGGCTCCAGCCTCGGGGTGAAAAGTGGGGCGGAGCGTGTAGTGCGTGCCCCGGATGTCGGTCTTGGCGACAGTGTATCTTGAGGCCGCAGCCGGCTCAGCACTGAAACATCAGCACTAAAACAATGGCGTACGTCTATATCATATCCGAGACTCCGTACGAAGGCGAAACTTCA is a genomic window containing:
- a CDS encoding glycosyl hydrolase, translated to MRPLWLLVSLLLVLPVHAQEDPPTVASLDYDALAWRGIGPAFTSGRIADIAIHPDDPQTWYVAVGSGGVWMTANSGTTWTSLFDGQSAYSTGSVAIDARNPSTIWVGTGENVGGRHTAYGDGIYRSTDGGRTWENRGLRESERLSTIWIHPDDSDVVLVAAQGPLWSAGGERGLYRTEDGGETWTQVLGGGEWTGATDLVVDPRDPDVMYAATWDRHRTVAAYMGGGPGT